The following proteins are co-located in the Triticum aestivum cultivar Chinese Spring chromosome 1A, IWGSC CS RefSeq v2.1, whole genome shotgun sequence genome:
- the LOC123046126 gene encoding uncharacterized protein, with amino-acid sequence MISILAQERLLGFALGSVSMGGFVLHQRRSIYRSLADADAASGGASFSYQTSATTGRGVSAEMAHVWNKAVDETLGRLVVYLSSRGW; translated from the exons ATGATCAGCATCCTCGCGCAG GAGCGCCTCCTCGGGTTCGCCCTGGGCTCCGTTTCCATGGGGGGTTTCGTCCTCCACCAGCGCCGCTCCATCTACCGCTCCCTTGCCGACGCCGACGCGGCCTCTGGGGGAGCATCCTTCTCCTATCAG ACAAGTGCAACCACCGGTAGAGGAGTTTCAGCTGAGATGGCTCACGTATGGAACAAGGCAGTGGACGAGACACTTGGCCGGCTTGTTGTGTATCTTAGCTCGCGTGGATGGTAA